The following coding sequences are from one Desulfosporosinus orientis DSM 765 window:
- a CDS encoding type I restriction-modification system subunit M, with amino-acid sequence MSNLQTITAKLWAMANELRGNMDASEYKNYILAFMFYRYLSEHQEQYLVENNVLDVAVGESVNKAYLEQANGDDLNDYLEDISSSLGYAIAPLDTWESLVQKIDNSMVVPSDYQTIFDNFNKNAELNREAVKDFRGVFNDINLGDSRLGSSTNERAKSLNRIVKLVDGIDYKGEDGKDILGVIYEYLIGQFAASAGKKGGEFYTPHEVSKILAKVVTDGLEESDYTFSVYDPTCGSGSLLLTVKSELPGGDKPGAIKFFGQEKNTTTYNLARMNLMMHGVSFNNMTLSNADTLERDWPDGPDAKGIDHPRSFDAVVANPPYSAHWDNSETKLKDPRFRDYGKLAPKTKADYAFILHSLYHLNDTGTMAIVLPHGVLFRGAAEGAIRRTIIEKNYLDTVIGLPANLFYGVGIPTTILVFKKNRKAKDIFFIDASNEFEKGKNQNRLTDKNINKIIETYKNRVDVDKYAHVASLEEIKENEFNLNIPRYVDTSEEVQAIDLDEVNKQLEQDKQEIAELEAKINEQLKILGINV; translated from the coding sequence ATGAGTAACTTACAAACCATTACAGCAAAGCTGTGGGCGATGGCCAATGAGCTTCGTGGAAACATGGACGCTTCAGAATATAAGAATTACATTTTGGCCTTTATGTTTTATCGTTATCTGTCCGAGCATCAAGAACAGTATTTAGTTGAAAATAATGTTCTTGATGTTGCTGTTGGCGAATCGGTCAATAAAGCTTACTTAGAACAAGCAAACGGTGACGATTTGAATGACTACTTAGAAGATATTTCTTCAAGTTTAGGCTATGCCATTGCCCCCCTTGATACCTGGGAATCTTTAGTTCAGAAAATTGATAACAGCATGGTGGTTCCAAGTGATTATCAAACGATTTTTGATAACTTCAATAAGAACGCCGAATTAAACAGAGAAGCCGTAAAAGATTTCCGTGGTGTGTTTAACGACATCAACCTGGGCGACTCACGCCTTGGTTCGTCTACCAATGAACGGGCGAAATCACTGAACCGTATTGTCAAGCTGGTTGATGGGATCGATTACAAAGGTGAAGATGGCAAAGATATTCTGGGCGTAATCTATGAATATCTAATCGGTCAATTTGCGGCAAGTGCAGGCAAAAAAGGCGGGGAGTTCTACACACCTCATGAAGTTTCTAAGATTTTGGCTAAAGTCGTAACGGATGGGTTAGAAGAATCGGATTATACTTTTTCGGTGTATGACCCGACTTGTGGTTCCGGGTCATTGCTGTTAACCGTTAAAAGTGAGTTGCCTGGCGGCGATAAACCGGGAGCGATTAAATTCTTTGGTCAGGAAAAGAATACGACAACCTACAACCTGGCTCGAATGAACCTGATGATGCATGGCGTTTCCTTTAACAACATGACTCTGTCTAATGCTGACACCCTTGAAAGGGATTGGCCCGACGGGCCGGACGCCAAAGGAATTGACCACCCGCGCTCTTTTGATGCTGTGGTTGCCAATCCTCCTTATTCTGCTCATTGGGACAATAGCGAAACGAAACTAAAAGATCCCCGTTTTCGAGACTATGGTAAGCTCGCTCCGAAAACTAAGGCAGATTATGCATTCATTTTACACAGTTTGTATCACCTGAATGATACGGGAACAATGGCGATTGTACTGCCTCACGGTGTCTTGTTCCGTGGTGCGGCAGAAGGAGCGATTCGTCGAACTATAATTGAGAAGAACTACCTTGATACAGTTATAGGGTTACCTGCCAACTTGTTTTACGGTGTAGGAATTCCAACGACGATTTTAGTATTTAAGAAAAATCGTAAAGCAAAAGATATTTTCTTTATCGATGCAAGCAACGAATTTGAAAAAGGTAAGAATCAAAATAGACTTACTGATAAAAACATCAATAAGATTATAGAAACTTACAAAAATCGTGTGGATGTTGATAAATACGCTCACGTGGCATCACTTGAAGAAATCAAAGAAAATGAGTTTAACTTAAATATTCCTCGCTATGTAGATACGTCTGAAGAAGTGCAAGCCATTGATCTTGATGAAGTGAATAAGCAATTAGAGCAAGATAAACAAGAAATTGCGGAGCTTGAAGCTAAAATCAATGAACAGTTGAAAATTTTAGGAATTAATGTGTAG
- a CDS encoding transposase, with translation MKSHIFETLIVKKHQRNVTGIEDQIIALYSKGISTRDIQNHLELLFIFSSTMSCVEYRNSSPGSRICLDQLQEDGHRHLVSLGLYFVLNLT, from the coding sequence ATGAAGTCTCACATTTTTGAAACTCTCATCGTCAAGAAACATCAGCGTAATGTCACCGGAATTGAAGATCAGATCATTGCTCTATATTCCAAAGGGATCAGTACCCGCGATATCCAGAATCATCTCGAGTTGCTGTTCATCTTTTCGAGTACGATGAGTTGTGTTGAATACAGGAATTCCTCTCCTGGTTCGAGAATATGTTTAGATCAGCTTCAGGAAGATGGACACAGGCATTTGGTGTCTTTAGGTTTGTATTTTGTGTTGAACTTGACATAA
- a CDS encoding type II toxin-antitoxin system HicB family antitoxin translates to MVYVFPAIFTPVENGYAIRFPDLPGTNSQGSNLANAIYMARDALATWLDYLMDEKAVIPTPSKAKDISLEDGQFSTMIDIDMTAYRRHKNSKAVKKTLSIPSWLNEEAEAQNVNFSAILQDALKEHLGIQTSEK, encoded by the coding sequence ATGGTTTACGTTTTTCCTGCGATATTTACACCCGTCGAAAATGGATATGCTATACGATTTCCCGATTTGCCCGGAACTAATAGTCAAGGTAGCAATCTGGCCAATGCCATCTATATGGCACGTGACGCCTTAGCAACATGGTTAGATTATCTCATGGACGAAAAAGCGGTCATCCCGACTCCATCAAAGGCAAAGGATATCTCTTTAGAGGACGGACAATTCTCAACAATGATAGATATTGATATGACAGCCTACCGCCGGCATAAGAATTCAAAGGCCGTAAAGAAAACATTATCAATTCCTTCTTGGCTCAACGAAGAGGCAGAAGCTCAAAATGTAAATTTCTCAGCTATTCTTCAAGACGCCTTGAAAGAACATTTAGGAATTCAAACAAGTGAAAAATAA
- a CDS encoding type II toxin-antitoxin system HicA family toxin: protein MKPRELENIVKADGWQYTDTKGSHKHYKHPSKPGKVTIPFHGKDLKTKTVNSILKQAGLK from the coding sequence ATGAAACCCCGGGAACTTGAAAACATAGTTAAAGCCGATGGATGGCAATACACAGACACCAAAGGTTCTCACAAACATTACAAACATCCATCAAAACCGGGAAAAGTTACAATTCCATTTCACGGGAAAGATTTAAAAACCAAAACCGTAAACTCTATCCTAAAACAAGCGGGGCTGAAATAA
- a CDS encoding guanosine polyphosphate synthetase/pyrophosphohydrolase, giving the protein MKKLNDYLYSGDTVLKILQRYAEDLKQSAKETHNQIDLLHCNFLLQIAGLLQHNEFLTSQSQRIREFYKLMANEYPFLAFTFKGRIKSLIRAEAKFNGYIVEYIYEYYIKHGSYPALPELKNNLNCFRDLIAYRIVISLPKCHLKEDEICADEENKYLYDVANKLLDFLEERGFTAELSSFMGQKKSPLLRESVSPYYRDYIANPESSGYRSLHITFYDNIARCYVEVQLRTKEMDDFAEIGPANHLGYEKRQESERAKRDAISKGENIYFDDAYERGIMLQQLELSKLDVNMFSAVNNSLINDGCGLFRGRLILPYEHLSRFQNDLID; this is encoded by the coding sequence GTGAAAAAATTAAATGATTATTTATACTCAGGCGATACCGTTCTAAAGATATTACAGAGATATGCTGAGGATTTGAAACAGTCGGCGAAAGAAACTCATAATCAGATTGATCTTTTGCACTGTAATTTTCTGCTTCAAATTGCGGGACTTTTGCAGCACAATGAATTCCTGACTTCGCAGTCTCAGCGGATTCGGGAATTTTATAAACTTATGGCAAATGAATATCCTTTTCTTGCCTTTACTTTTAAGGGCCGAATTAAATCTCTGATACGCGCGGAAGCAAAATTTAACGGATACATCGTAGAATATATTTACGAGTATTATATTAAACATGGCAGTTATCCGGCTCTTCCTGAACTAAAAAACAATTTAAACTGTTTTCGGGACCTGATTGCCTACCGAATCGTGATTTCTCTTCCCAAATGTCATTTAAAAGAAGATGAGATTTGCGCAGATGAAGAAAATAAATATCTATATGATGTAGCTAACAAGCTGCTTGATTTCCTTGAGGAACGCGGATTTACCGCAGAACTGTCTTCATTTATGGGTCAGAAAAAATCGCCCTTATTAAGAGAGAGCGTAAGCCCATACTATAGAGATTACATTGCAAATCCAGAGTCTAGTGGCTATCGTTCGCTGCACATAACTTTTTATGATAACATTGCCCGTTGTTATGTGGAAGTACAGCTTCGTACAAAAGAAATGGATGATTTTGCTGAAATCGGTCCTGCCAATCATTTAGGTTACGAAAAGCGACAAGAAAGTGAAAGAGCTAAACGAGATGCCATTTCCAAAGGAGAAAATATTTATTTTGATGATGCTTATGAAAGAGGTATCATGTTGCAGCAGCTTGAATTATCAAAATTGGATGTAAATATGTTTTCGGCAGTGAATAATTCCCTTATTAACGATGGCTGCGGCCTCTTCCGTGGAAGACTTATTCTTCCGTACGAGCATCTTTCAAGATTTCAAAATGACCTGATTGATTAG
- the rhuM gene encoding RhuM family protein, with amino-acid sequence MKEIQFLMYDADEKVEVLVQDETIWATQKTIAELFDVDRTSISRHLKNVFETDELDEKVVSAEIAHTTQHGAMEGKTQTKPVKYYNLDAIISIGYRVNSQKATKFRIWATDVLKEYIQKGFKIDVERMKQGENVFGKDYFRELIETVRSIRASERRIWQQITDVFAEISYDYDKNSDITKKFYATVQNKFHYAITGKTAAEIVYDSADKDKEHMGLTSWKNSPDGRILQSDVVVAKNYLSEKEIRSLERNVSAYFDYVERLLEDETLLGMQDFAASIDEFLKFNRYEILEGHGYISHNAATKKAIDEYKEFNKHQKIVSDFDREVKKLQGEQK; translated from the coding sequence ATGAAAGAAATACAGTTTTTAATGTATGATGCCGATGAAAAAGTGGAAGTTCTTGTTCAAGATGAAACGATTTGGGCAACTCAAAAGACTATTGCAGAATTGTTCGATGTTGATAGAACATCAATTTCTCGTCATTTGAAAAATGTTTTTGAGACTGATGAGCTCGATGAAAAAGTGGTTAGTGCAGAAATTGCACATACCACTCAACATGGCGCAATGGAAGGGAAAACGCAAACAAAGCCAGTAAAATATTACAACTTGGATGCGATTATCTCCATTGGCTATCGTGTGAATTCTCAAAAGGCGACGAAGTTTCGTATATGGGCAACGGATGTCTTAAAAGAATACATCCAAAAAGGCTTTAAGATTGATGTGGAACGTATGAAACAAGGTGAAAATGTTTTTGGCAAGGATTACTTCCGTGAGTTGATTGAAACCGTTCGTTCCATTCGAGCAAGTGAACGACGGATATGGCAACAGATCACAGATGTCTTTGCGGAAATTTCATACGATTATGATAAAAACTCAGATATTACCAAGAAGTTTTATGCGACAGTACAAAACAAGTTTCATTATGCGATCACAGGAAAAACTGCTGCTGAAATTGTTTATGACAGTGCCGATAAAGACAAAGAGCATATGGGGCTTACTTCTTGGAAGAACTCACCTGACGGACGAATCTTACAGTCAGATGTTGTAGTGGCAAAGAATTACCTATCAGAAAAAGAAATTCGCAGTCTGGAGCGTAACGTATCAGCCTACTTTGACTATGTAGAGCGTCTGCTTGAAGATGAAACCTTATTGGGAATGCAGGATTTTGCGGCAAGTATTGATGAATTCTTGAAATTCAACCGCTATGAAATCTTGGAGGGACATGGGTATATTTCCCATAATGCAGCTACGAAAAAGGCAATTGACGAATATAAAGAATTCAACAAGCATCAAAAGATAGTTTCTGATTTCGATAGGGAAGTTAAGAAACTACAGGGAGAGCAGAAATGA
- a CDS encoding type II toxin-antitoxin system HicA family toxin, producing the protein MKRRDLIKKLESNGFSKVRDHGDHTIYKAPNTRAVQVPRHREINEVTAKQILKDAGL; encoded by the coding sequence ATGAAACGACGGGACTTGATTAAAAAACTTGAATCAAATGGCTTCAGTAAAGTAAGGGACCATGGAGACCACACCATTTACAAAGCCCCTAATACGAGAGCTGTTCAAGTCCCAAGACATCGAGAAATTAACGAAGTGACAGCAAAGCAAATCCTAAAAGATGCAGGGCTGTAA
- a CDS encoding type II toxin-antitoxin system HicB family antitoxin: MRLIYPACFYPSEDGYTVVFPDLPGCVTEGDTLPEAMDMAIDAASGWLLSEVEENKQLPKATNIKNVIPNEYENGFVSLIGVDLDEYSQKHGNKAVKKTLTIPAWLNTIAEENNVNFSQVLQSALKDQLGI; encoded by the coding sequence ATGAGACTTATTTATCCTGCTTGCTTTTACCCAAGCGAAGATGGTTATACTGTGGTCTTTCCTGATTTACCAGGATGCGTAACCGAAGGCGATACTTTACCTGAAGCTATGGATATGGCTATCGACGCAGCTTCTGGTTGGCTGTTAAGCGAAGTTGAGGAGAATAAGCAATTGCCTAAAGCTACAAATATTAAAAATGTAATCCCTAACGAATATGAGAATGGTTTCGTTAGTCTCATTGGTGTTGACTTAGACGAATACTCACAAAAGCACGGAAATAAAGCTGTAAAGAAAACCCTTACAATCCCCGCTTGGCTAAACACTATTGCTGAGGAGAATAATGTAAACTTCTCTCAGGTTCTGCAAAGCGCCCTAAAAGACCAGCTTGGTATTTAG
- a CDS encoding restriction endonuclease subunit S, giving the protein MSENKENVPKIRFPGFTDAWEQRKLGELYAERNEPGYDSLQILSVSIHHGISNEELDSNTLGKKVRRSEDKSLYKHVYFGDLVLNMMRAWQGAIGVVKSEGMVSPAYITAIPSAELYPLFMDYCLRRDEEIIQMNNLSYGVTDFRKRLYWDSFINILCCIPSETEQERITAFFTQLDNYIILHQRKLNNVKNLKAGLLQKMFPKDGEGFPEVRFPGFTDAWEQRKLGKVAERIVRKNKNLESTLPLTISSLYGLVDQITYFNKRVASKDVSNYYLVKRGEFAYNKSYSDGFPWGSIKRLDRYEMGVLSTLYIVFALNEGIVNSDYLVSYYDTDNWHKEVAVRAAEGARNHGLLNISADDFFDTELKFPKDLAEQAQIGEFFKVLDSLITLHQRKLEHLQEQKKALMQQMFV; this is encoded by the coding sequence ATGAGCGAAAACAAGGAAAATGTACCTAAAATAAGGTTTCCGGGATTTACTGACGCGTGGGAACAGCGGAAATTGGGAGAACTATACGCGGAGCGGAACGAACCGGGATACGATTCGTTACAGATCCTTTCTGTTTCCATCCATCATGGTATTTCAAACGAAGAACTAGACAGTAATACTTTAGGTAAAAAAGTGCGCAGGAGTGAAGATAAATCTCTATATAAACATGTGTATTTCGGTGATCTTGTTCTAAACATGATGCGTGCGTGGCAAGGGGCAATTGGAGTAGTGAAGTCAGAAGGGATGGTAAGTCCTGCATATATTACAGCTATTCCCAGTGCAGAGCTTTACCCTCTGTTTATGGATTATTGTTTACGCCGAGATGAAGAGATTATTCAGATGAACAATCTCTCTTATGGAGTTACCGATTTCAGAAAGAGACTATACTGGGACTCATTTATTAATATTTTGTGTTGTATACCTTCTGAGACTGAGCAGGAGCGGATTACGGCCTTCTTTACTCAACTTGACAACTACATTATCCTTCATCAGCGTAAGTTAAATAACGTGAAAAATTTGAAGGCTGGGCTGCTTCAGAAAATGTTTCCGAAAGATGGCGAAGGTTTTCCGGAAGTTCGTTTCCCTGGATTCACTGACGCTTGGGAACAGCGGAAACTGGGGAAGGTCGCCGAGCGCATAGTCAGAAAGAACAAAAACCTAGAATCAACTTTGCCGCTTACGATCTCTTCGCTCTATGGTTTAGTTGACCAAATAACCTACTTTAATAAACGCGTGGCGAGCAAAGATGTAAGCAATTATTACCTCGTCAAGCGCGGCGAATTTGCCTATAATAAGAGCTATTCAGATGGATTTCCGTGGGGATCGATTAAACGCTTAGACCGCTATGAAATGGGCGTTTTGTCGACGCTCTACATTGTTTTTGCTCTTAATGAAGGCATAGTAAATTCGGACTATTTGGTTTCGTATTATGACACAGATAACTGGCATAAAGAGGTCGCTGTAAGAGCTGCTGAAGGCGCAAGGAATCATGGATTGCTCAATATTTCGGCTGATGATTTCTTTGATACGGAACTGAAATTTCCCAAAGACTTAGCCGAGCAAGCGCAAATCGGCGAGTTTTTCAAAGTCCTCGACTCTCTCATCACCCTTCACCAGCGTAAGCTGGAACACCTACAGGAACAGAAGAAAGCATTAATGCAACAAATGTTTGTCTAG
- a CDS encoding recombinase family protein — translation MSTNTADQLKSLTAQVSALTRLTAVNPKWLLVDVYMDIASSKIGSSRKEFSCILKDCQSELERRGIKSPTGKGKWCKRTIDVMLSNEKYTGNVRLLDNGKHDAYIYQRKTIRRSYRRKHSKRCR, via the coding sequence GTGAGCACAAACACTGCTGATCAGCTGAAAAGTCTTACCGCCCAAGTATCGGCGCTAACAAGATTGACAGCAGTTAATCCCAAATGGTTATTAGTAGATGTGTACATGGATATTGCATCAAGTAAGATCGGTTCATCTCGGAAAGAGTTTTCTTGTATTCTGAAGGATTGTCAGTCTGAATTAGAGCGACGGGGAATCAAGTCCCCTACAGGAAAAGGAAAATGGTGTAAGCGGACGATTGATGTAATGCTCAGTAATGAAAAATACACAGGAAATGTCCGGTTGTTGGATAATGGAAAGCACGATGCCTATATCTATCAGAGGAAAACAATCCGGCGATCATATCGAAGGAAGCATTCCAAGCGGTGCAGATAG
- a CDS encoding type I restriction endonuclease subunit R — translation MKEKEFETELIQYLTSGTITKPEHLAGIREFVAKETQVDYVVKTKLWKYEPHIKTTAQLWDNFKAILEQHNQNTLDHPLSVVEFNQVKKIISDLRTPYEAGQFLYGLNGVSQIEIDLDDGRHVFLTVFDQKQVGAGDTVYQVVNQIYRPAVITGKQKCYFDTTLLINGLPIIQIEEKRDTRDVNEALNQMQQYADENQYRDIFSTLQILVAITPNNVKYMANTTPDKFNKDFAFNWQRKSDNTIVRHWKEFADSMLSIPMAHQMATNYMILDGTKNKQMLKVMRPYQVYATQNVIESLKGVDFEFGINKVGYIWHTTGSGKTITSFKTAWLASRMPKVDKVVFVVDRIALTKQTNENYKAYDPDATEDTLGSVQNTNNTTDLSRKLKSKDNHIIVTSVQKLDTLVKRKTFKAPDKNIVFIVDEAHRSTGGDSFKAIQKAFKKSAWVGYTGTPMFDETTTGLRTEDIFGPLLHAYTIREAIADRNVLGFKVDFETTIDEKQMKEKYLPGFYRERHPKWSEEQIQEKINHLSQEDMDDAIEPSFYDENPHHVKLVVEDIFKNWRNRSNESKYNALLTTHVGGGKVSTLMAMLYFHEFQRVNEENKQKGGQTLKVAVTFSQNTSNNDSMLAANQGLHDAMKAYNAEFGTAFGMDDVSGYTQDVTSRLNKSAADGKFLDLVIVVDQLLTGFDAPELNSLYVDRTLKGAGLIQAYSRTNRIADMQEKPWGRVVNYRWPAQNEKLMNKALAVYANKDSAILSEDEQRESNQKDGIIAKPFADVFNEVKEVVGKLSSLTTKFQQLPPSEKQKDHMLELLREYNRGMAKLKQYKPDEIEGENVGFNYDNPDELVEKLGMTSEQEVMLTTVLTNELKSHIVKEKKIPLYQIELRMTHVKDVKVDYDYLTELVEQLLNQVHEGKNENAKVTQEKINQFANGLDDRNYATKIINAAVAIVKGYFPPADSGFKYPARLSDSEQIIQQANNVSLDRMFLDFRVKWGITDIITSAGMRELFSRHRCGLQDLDDTGQIRDIIAQASSDYKTLAHAKEIQALPKMKYRNGLREAIYQLADELAES, via the coding sequence ATGAAGGAGAAGGAATTTGAAACAGAACTCATTCAATACCTTACCAGTGGCACAATAACCAAACCGGAGCATCTGGCAGGTATCCGTGAATTTGTTGCCAAAGAAACACAGGTTGATTATGTAGTGAAAACCAAACTGTGGAAATATGAACCCCATATTAAAACAACAGCACAACTCTGGGATAACTTTAAGGCGATCTTAGAACAACACAATCAAAACACCCTGGACCATCCTTTAAGTGTTGTGGAATTTAATCAAGTTAAGAAAATCATCTCGGACCTTCGGACACCATACGAAGCGGGGCAGTTCCTGTATGGCTTAAATGGTGTGTCCCAAATCGAGATTGATTTAGATGACGGACGTCATGTATTTCTGACTGTTTTTGATCAAAAACAAGTAGGGGCCGGGGATACGGTTTATCAAGTGGTCAATCAAATTTATCGACCCGCGGTTATCACTGGAAAACAAAAGTGCTATTTTGACACGACGCTCTTGATTAACGGTCTGCCCATTATTCAGATTGAAGAAAAACGTGACACCAGGGATGTCAATGAAGCCCTCAATCAAATGCAGCAATATGCTGATGAAAATCAGTATCGTGATATTTTCTCGACGCTGCAGATTTTGGTGGCCATCACGCCAAACAATGTGAAGTATATGGCGAATACGACGCCGGATAAATTCAATAAGGACTTCGCCTTTAACTGGCAGCGCAAGAGTGACAATACCATTGTGCGTCACTGGAAGGAATTTGCGGATTCAATGCTTTCCATCCCCATGGCCCATCAAATGGCCACCAACTACATGATTTTGGACGGAACAAAGAATAAACAAATGTTAAAGGTGATGCGTCCTTATCAAGTGTATGCGACCCAAAACGTTATCGAAAGTTTAAAAGGTGTCGATTTTGAATTTGGTATAAATAAAGTTGGTTATATCTGGCACACAACCGGCTCAGGAAAAACCATTACAAGTTTTAAAACTGCATGGCTGGCCAGCCGTATGCCCAAAGTGGACAAGGTTGTCTTTGTGGTGGATAGAATCGCTTTAACCAAGCAAACCAATGAAAATTACAAAGCCTATGATCCTGATGCCACAGAAGACACCTTAGGCAGCGTTCAAAACACAAACAATACGACTGATTTGAGCCGTAAGCTCAAAAGTAAAGACAATCATATTATTGTGACTTCCGTGCAAAAATTGGATACATTGGTGAAACGTAAAACCTTTAAAGCCCCGGATAAGAATATCGTATTTATCGTGGATGAAGCTCACCGGTCAACTGGCGGCGACTCATTTAAGGCAATTCAAAAAGCTTTTAAAAAATCCGCTTGGGTTGGCTATACCGGAACACCCATGTTTGATGAAACAACCACCGGGCTGCGCACAGAAGATATTTTTGGTCCGTTATTACACGCTTATACCATTCGTGAAGCCATTGCTGACCGCAACGTTTTGGGTTTCAAAGTCGACTTTGAGACAACGATTGACGAAAAACAAATGAAAGAAAAATATCTCCCTGGGTTTTACCGGGAGCGCCATCCTAAATGGAGCGAAGAGCAAATTCAAGAGAAAATTAACCATCTCTCTCAAGAGGATATGGATGATGCGATCGAACCCAGTTTCTATGATGAAAATCCGCATCACGTCAAACTGGTAGTGGAAGACATTTTCAAAAATTGGCGTAATCGTTCTAATGAAAGCAAGTATAATGCTTTGTTGACAACTCACGTAGGCGGGGGTAAGGTAAGTACGCTCATGGCGATGCTGTATTTTCACGAGTTTCAGCGTGTCAACGAAGAAAATAAGCAGAAGGGCGGGCAGACTTTAAAAGTCGCCGTTACCTTCAGTCAAAATACATCAAATAATGATAGCATGCTTGCCGCAAATCAAGGTTTGCATGATGCCATGAAAGCGTATAATGCTGAATTTGGCACAGCTTTTGGGATGGACGATGTTTCAGGCTACACCCAAGACGTGACTTCACGCTTAAATAAATCGGCTGCTGACGGAAAATTTCTGGATTTGGTTATCGTGGTGGACCAACTATTGACCGGTTTTGATGCGCCTGAACTGAACAGCCTTTATGTGGATAGAACCCTGAAAGGTGCCGGGTTAATTCAAGCTTATTCCAGAACGAACCGTATTGCCGACATGCAAGAGAAACCATGGGGACGTGTGGTTAATTACCGCTGGCCGGCGCAAAACGAGAAGTTGATGAATAAAGCCCTTGCTGTTTATGCCAATAAAGACTCAGCCATTTTGTCTGAAGATGAACAGCGCGAGTCTAATCAAAAAGACGGTATTATTGCTAAACCGTTTGCAGATGTATTTAACGAAGTGAAAGAAGTAGTTGGGAAATTAAGCAGCTTGACAACTAAATTTCAGCAGTTGCCACCCTCTGAAAAACAAAAGGACCATATGCTTGAGCTGCTCCGTGAATATAACAGAGGAATGGCAAAATTAAAGCAATATAAACCCGATGAAATTGAGGGTGAAAACGTCGGATTTAACTATGACAATCCAGATGAACTAGTAGAAAAGTTAGGGATGACTTCAGAGCAGGAAGTCATGTTGACAACCGTCTTAACCAATGAACTTAAGTCACATATTGTCAAAGAGAAGAAAATCCCTCTTTACCAAATCGAACTGCGGATGACCCATGTGAAGGATGTTAAAGTAGACTATGATTATCTTACGGAGCTGGTGGAACAATTATTGAACCAGGTTCACGAAGGCAAAAACGAAAACGCTAAAGTAACCCAAGAGAAAATCAACCAATTTGCCAATGGGCTGGATGACCGCAACTATGCCACTAAGATTATCAATGCGGCTGTGGCCATTGTTAAAGGGTACTTCCCGCCTGCAGATTCCGGCTTCAAGTATCCTGCGCGACTAAGTGACAGTGAACAAATCATCCAACAGGCGAATAATGTTAGCCTGGATCGAATGTTTCTTGATTTCCGGGTGAAGTGGGGAATTACGGATATTATCACAAGTGCGGGGATGCGTGAGCTGTTCAGCCGTCATCGCTGCGGCCTGCAGGATTTGGATGATACCGGGCAAATCCGCGACATCATCGCTCAAGCAAGTTCGGACTATAAGACACTTGCCCATGCTAAAGAAATACAGGCATTACCTAAAATGAAATACCGGAACGGTTTGCGTGAAGCAATTTACCAATTAGCGGATGAATTGGCGGAAAGTTAA